One window of Mesoplasma syrphidae genomic DNA carries:
- a CDS encoding ABC transporter ATP-binding protein, whose protein sequence is MTKQKNKINSLFKFESDKKFTWKKMGSFVKIMNEAARDNMFLFLSMVFITIFDALLAALLPIASSEMIKLLIPNNSDSMTQGLQTGIFLGMTMYWYSWIYVVLVIMSIMLVAEYLTNVTIGLFSVKIEVMQRNKILISLVNQDVEFFFDHVSGNIMTRLVADTQGLSLGIQQFVTNIIYCITGLVASVTILFLYGQFLISGIAVGYILFVIIIATIIFVFFRRKLIIAFDIKRDVDTDMTDRIGNISLIKANGLEEYEIQRLEKMNEKYNRSSDVVVSLSALLNLWITITTSFLSTLIIIVAALRAISGDQTLLKDLTLALPLLSQMVVAIVMLVPTLRAAARASNSADRIGQLTEPIPEIDPNLEKGKIIDSIEEIQFVNLQFAYPKKKEKIILPTMNFTFKKGRSYAFVGETGSGKSTIARLLLRFYDPIQGEIIVNKKDKMTELNLPNYLSHVGYVEQEPQIFFGDFYENIRYAKFDATNEEIYEACKKAKLHDFILTLPEGYETILGQRGFLLSGGQKQRLVIARVFLKNPDLIILDEATSALDNIVEKEIQAQLNELVLGKTSVTIAHRLSTIKNVDEIIVLGANGTGIVQTGTFEELIKTEGHFKKLYEAGLMK, encoded by the coding sequence ATGACTAAACAAAAAAACAAGATAAATTCACTTTTCAAGTTCGAGAGTGATAAAAAATTTACTTGAAAAAAAATGGGAAGTTTTGTCAAAATTATGAATGAAGCTGCTAGAGACAATATGTTTCTATTTTTATCAATGGTATTTATCACTATTTTTGATGCTTTATTAGCAGCGTTATTGCCAATAGCATCTTCAGAAATGATTAAGTTATTGATACCCAACAACTCTGATTCAATGACTCAAGGATTGCAAACTGGAATATTTTTGGGAATGACAATGTATTGATATAGTTGAATTTATGTAGTATTAGTTATTATGTCAATTATGTTAGTAGCTGAATACCTTACTAACGTGACTATTGGGCTTTTTTCAGTAAAAATTGAAGTTATGCAACGTAACAAAATTTTAATTTCGCTAGTCAATCAAGATGTTGAATTTTTCTTCGATCATGTGTCGGGAAATATTATGACTCGTTTGGTAGCGGATACACAGGGTCTGTCATTAGGAATTCAGCAATTTGTAACTAACATTATTTATTGCATTACAGGATTAGTAGCATCAGTTACAATTTTATTTTTGTACGGTCAGTTCTTAATAAGTGGAATTGCTGTTGGATATATTCTTTTTGTAATTATTATCGCAACAATCATATTTGTTTTTTTCAGAAGAAAGCTAATTATTGCTTTTGATATTAAGCGTGATGTTGATACTGATATGACTGATAGAATTGGAAATATTTCATTAATTAAAGCCAATGGTTTGGAAGAATATGAAATCCAACGTTTGGAAAAAATGAATGAAAAATATAATCGTTCTAGTGATGTTGTTGTTAGTTTATCTGCACTACTTAACTTATGAATTACAATTACAACATCATTTTTATCAACTTTGATTATTATTGTCGCAGCTTTAAGAGCAATTAGCGGTGATCAAACACTTTTAAAGGATTTGACATTGGCATTGCCTTTGCTTTCACAAATGGTTGTCGCAATTGTTATGTTAGTTCCAACATTGCGTGCTGCAGCACGTGCCTCAAATAGTGCCGATCGAATCGGACAACTAACTGAACCAATTCCAGAAATTGATCCAAATCTTGAAAAAGGTAAAATAATTGATTCCATTGAAGAAATCCAATTTGTTAATCTTCAATTCGCATATCCAAAGAAAAAAGAAAAAATTATTTTACCAACAATGAATTTTACTTTTAAAAAAGGACGTTCATATGCCTTTGTTGGTGAAACAGGCTCTGGAAAATCAACAATTGCAAGATTATTACTAAGATTTTATGATCCAATTCAGGGAGAAATTATTGTCAATAAAAAAGATAAGATGACAGAATTAAATTTACCTAATTATTTAAGTCACGTTGGATATGTTGAGCAAGAACCACAAATCTTTTTTGGGGATTTTTATGAAAATATTCGATATGCAAAATTTGATGCAACCAATGAAGAAATTTATGAGGCATGTAAAAAAGCAAAATTACATGATTTCATTTTAACATTGCCAGAAGGTTATGAAACAATTCTTGGACAAAGGGGATTCTTATTATCTGGGGGTCAAAAACAACGCTTAGTAATTGCCCGCGTATTTTTAAAAAATCCTGACTTAATTATTCTTGATGAAGCGACTTCAGCTTTGGATAATATTGTTGAAAAAGAAATTCAAGCTCAATTAAATGAATTAGTTTTAGGAAAAACAAGTGTTACAATTGCTCACCGTTTATCAACAATCAAGAATGTTGATGAAATTATTGTTCTTGGAGCAAATGGAACAGGAATTGTACAGACAGGAACTTTTGAAGAATTAATTAAAACTGAAGGTCACTTTAAAAAGTTATATGAAGCTGGACTAATGAAGTAG
- the trmFO gene encoding methylenetetrahydrofolate--tRNA-(uracil(54)-C(5))-methyltransferase (FADH(2)-oxidizing) TrmFO: protein MKKINIIGAGLSGTEAAYQLAKKGYFVNLYEVKRLKRNSVQVTNNLAELVCSNSLRSDDLLNAVGTLKEEMRLLDSLIIKAAEFARVPAGGSLAVDREKFSEYVTDAISTNPKIKIIDQEVSEFEHNTVTLVASGPLTTESMQNQINNLLGKDDFYFYDAVAPIITKDSINMNIAFKKNRYEKGDTEDYINCPMTKSQYEHFYNELISAELAIGHLEGEDSFKYFEGCMPVEGMAKRGEKTLLFGPMKPQGLRNLDGTTNYAVVQLRQDDAKDSLYNIVGFQTNLKWAEQKRVFSLIPGLESANFVRYGVMHKNNFINSPKVLNNFLQLKTDPNIFFAGQITGVEGYVESTVTGIIAAINIDKYLKKQDMIVPPTTTVTGSLINYINKASTTNFQPMKANWGIIEEIDIDKRSGKNAKKEAYSNRALAAMKDFISKI, encoded by the coding sequence ATGAAAAAAATAAATATTATTGGCGCTGGTCTTTCAGGAACGGAAGCAGCATATCAATTAGCTAAAAAAGGCTATTTTGTTAATCTATATGAAGTTAAGCGTTTAAAAAGAAATTCGGTCCAGGTTACTAATAACTTGGCCGAATTAGTTTGCTCTAATTCATTGAGAAGCGATGATTTATTAAATGCGGTGGGAACCTTAAAAGAAGAAATGCGCTTGTTAGATTCTTTAATTATAAAAGCAGCAGAATTTGCAAGAGTTCCTGCAGGAGGTTCTTTAGCAGTTGATCGCGAAAAGTTTTCTGAGTACGTAACTGATGCAATATCTACTAATCCTAAAATAAAAATTATTGATCAGGAAGTTAGTGAGTTTGAACATAATACTGTAACATTAGTTGCCTCAGGACCTTTGACAACTGAAAGCATGCAAAATCAAATAAATAATTTGCTTGGAAAAGATGATTTTTATTTTTATGATGCTGTAGCACCAATTATTACAAAAGATTCAATCAATATGAATATTGCATTTAAAAAAAATCGCTATGAGAAAGGTGATACTGAAGACTACATAAATTGCCCAATGACAAAAAGCCAATATGAGCATTTTTATAATGAACTTATTAGTGCTGAACTTGCAATTGGACATTTAGAAGGCGAAGATTCCTTTAAATATTTTGAGGGTTGTATGCCAGTTGAAGGCATGGCCAAAAGAGGAGAAAAAACTTTATTGTTTGGACCAATGAAACCTCAAGGCTTACGTAATTTGGATGGGACAACTAATTATGCTGTTGTTCAACTACGTCAAGACGATGCCAAAGATAGTTTATATAATATTGTGGGATTTCAAACAAATTTAAAATGGGCTGAGCAAAAACGAGTTTTTAGCTTAATTCCGGGATTGGAAAGTGCCAATTTTGTAAGATATGGAGTTATGCACAAAAATAACTTTATTAACTCCCCTAAAGTATTGAACAATTTTTTACAGTTAAAAACTGATCCTAATATTTTCTTTGCTGGACAAATTACTGGAGTCGAAGGATACGTTGAATCAACTGTCACTGGAATTATTGCTGCAATTAACATTGATAAATATTTGAAAAAACAAGATATGATTGTTCCACCAACAACTACAGTGACAGGTTCTTTAATAAATTACATTAATAAAGCTTCAACTACTAATTTTCAACCAATGAAAGCTAATTGAGGAATTATTGAAGAAATTGATATTGATAAACGAAGTGGAAAGAATGCCAAAAAAGAAGCATATTCTAATAGAGCGTTGGCCGCAATGAAAGATTTTATCAGTAAAATTTAA
- a CDS encoding ABC transporter ATP-binding protein, whose product MEKILNPQEESAREFVESSKKFKKAGKGSFYKLVFRYMIRNKWWTIGIFVSVIIVAMSTAVTPKIIEQLMMSVKHELGSLESFDKWWGLKWQSVVYIQIGFLVLMAASTYCSQWIAGMLGKQIEVDLRNDITKKLVELDMSYYSDKKIGEILTKVISDTQILGEQTGIIPVTTLTALLTLVFSIISLATIDVTLTFVAIGLFVLIFSSFGLAYVPLKKLLYNLRKSITKTNGSVIDRINTVKLIKASGTEKYESERFVEMHKEYHDNYKKLTYSQSVMMTILFLGINSIQIILIVIAATLYKDSPEYLELILPSLIIAIGMMIGPIMALLRVVVGLMQAATAATRIEEILEEKTRFNNHFEDKQGIHIEKISGDIHFKDITFCYPEKPDKVILPNFDFTLKEGKSYAFVGETGAGKSTISKLLLRFYDPTRGQVLINNDIDLRDIYLSSYLNHVGYVEQEPSILLGNIYDNVKYSRFEATDEDVVKACKKAELHELIMSWPEGYNTILGERGFMLSGGQKQRLVIARMFLKDPKILILDEATSALDNIVEKEIQGKLDELMKGRTTISIAHRLSTIKNVDQIIVLGPQKGIVQIGTFEELKTTPGHFKKLYDAGQSKNDL is encoded by the coding sequence ATGGAAAAAATTTTAAATCCACAAGAGGAATCAGCAAGGGAATTTGTTGAATCTTCAAAAAAATTTAAAAAAGCCGGAAAGGGATCATTTTATAAGCTTGTTTTTAGATACATGATTAGAAATAAGTGATGAACAATTGGAATTTTTGTATCTGTAATTATTGTGGCAATGTCAACAGCAGTTACTCCTAAAATAATTGAGCAATTAATGATGTCTGTTAAGCACGAACTTGGGAGCTTGGAATCATTTGATAAATGATGAGGATTAAAATGACAAAGTGTTGTTTATATTCAAATAGGATTTTTAGTATTAATGGCTGCGTCTACATATTGTTCGCAATGAATTGCGGGAATGTTAGGAAAACAAATTGAAGTTGATTTGCGAAATGATATTACTAAAAAATTAGTTGAATTGGATATGTCATATTATTCAGATAAAAAAATTGGAGAAATTTTGACAAAAGTTATTTCTGACACGCAAATTTTAGGTGAGCAAACAGGAATTATTCCAGTTACAACATTGACAGCTTTATTAACTTTGGTTTTTTCAATTATTTCTTTAGCGACAATTGATGTTACATTAACTTTTGTGGCAATTGGATTATTTGTTCTTATTTTTTCATCTTTTGGATTGGCTTATGTGCCTTTGAAAAAGCTATTATATAATTTAAGAAAGTCAATTACTAAAACAAATGGTAGTGTAATTGATCGTATCAACACTGTAAAATTAATTAAGGCTTCAGGAACTGAAAAATATGAATCTGAGCGTTTTGTAGAAATGCACAAGGAATATCACGATAATTATAAAAAATTAACTTATTCACAATCAGTAATGATGACAATTTTATTTTTGGGAATCAATTCTATTCAAATTATTTTAATAGTAATTGCGGCTACTTTGTATAAAGATTCGCCAGAGTATTTAGAGTTGATTTTACCATCATTAATTATTGCAATTGGAATGATGATTGGTCCAATAATGGCTCTTTTAAGAGTAGTTGTTGGATTAATGCAAGCAGCAACTGCGGCAACGCGTATTGAAGAAATATTAGAAGAAAAAACACGTTTTAATAATCACTTTGAAGATAAGCAAGGAATTCATATCGAAAAAATTAGTGGAGATATTCATTTTAAAGATATTACTTTTTGTTATCCAGAAAAGCCCGACAAAGTTATTTTACCAAACTTTGATTTTACTTTGAAAGAAGGAAAGTCTTATGCATTTGTTGGAGAAACAGGAGCAGGTAAATCAACAATTTCTAAGCTATTATTAAGATTTTATGACCCAACTAGAGGACAAGTATTAATTAATAACGATATTGATTTAAGAGATATTTATTTATCATCATATTTAAATCACGTAGGATATGTTGAACAAGAGCCATCGATATTATTAGGTAATATTTATGATAACGTTAAGTATTCTAGATTTGAGGCAACTGATGAAGATGTTGTTAAGGCATGTAAAAAGGCAGAACTACATGAATTAATTATGAGCTGACCAGAAGGATATAATACAATTCTTGGAGAGCGTGGATTTATGTTATCTGGTGGACAAAAACAACGCTTAGTAATTGCGAGAATGTTTTTAAAAGATCCAAAAATTTTAATTCTTGATGAAGCGACTTCAGCCTTAGATAATATTGTTGAAAAAGAAATTCAAGGTAAACTTGACGAGTTAATGAAAGGTCGCACGACAATTTCGATTGCTCACCGTCTTTCAACAATAAAGAATGTTGATCAAATCATTGTATTGGGACCACAAAAAGGGATTGTTCAAATTGGAACATTTGAAGAGTTAAAAACAACACCAGGTCATTTCAAAAAATTATATGATGCTGGTCAATCTAAAAATGATTTATAG